GCGACACCACCTATGAATCCTTTTTCCGCCTCAGCTACGCGAGCGACTGGACTTCCTTCAAGGCGGCCCTCGCACTGCACGTGGCGCCGACGCTGAACATACTGTATGCCGACCAGTCCGGCAACATCGGCTACGTCGGGGCCGGGCACGTTCCGGTGCGCGCCACCGGCAACGGCTCCCTGCCGGTGGCCGACGCCGGCGCGCATGGCTGGACCGGCTTCATCCCGGCCGCCGCCATGCCGCAGAGCTTCAACCCGGAGCGCGGCTACATCGTCTCGGCCAATAACAAAGTGGTCGGCCCGGATTACCCATACTTCATCTCGAACGACTGGGCGCCGCCGGCGCGCGCCGAGCGCATCGAGCAGATGCTGGACCAGGAGATCGCCACCGGCCGCCCGATCAGCCTGGCCTACATGGAAAAGATGCAGTCGGACCAGCAGAACCGCGAGGCGCAGCAACTGCTGCCGATCCTGACTGCGTACCAGCCGCGCACCCAGCGCCAGCGCGACGCGCTGCGCTACCTGGCCGCATGGGACGGCAGCATGGGGCTGGACAGCCAGGCCGCGTCGATCTACATGTCGTGGACGCGGCACCTGCGACGCGAACTGTTCGGCGCGCACCTGGCCGGTTACTGGAACCAGGAAGGCAGGGAGAGCTATCTCAGCGCGGTGGTGGCCAACGCCAGCGCCGAGACGCTGCGCACCGCCTTGACCGACGGGCGCCGCCAATGGTGCGGGCAGGCCGGGGCGGCACCGTCCTGCGCCGCCGCGCTCTCCGCCTCGCTCGACACGGCGCTGGACGAACTCACCCGCCTGAAAGGCAGCGACATGGACGGCTGGCGCTGGGGTGCGCTGCACACCACGTGGTTCAGGCACACGCCGTTCAGCGACGTCAAGCTGCTCGACATGGTATTCACCCGCAAGATGGCCAGCGGCGGCGCTCCGGCAACGGTCAACGCGGCCAATGCCAACTTCGAGGAATCGAAGGGCTATGTACAGGGCTTCGGCGCCGCTTTCCGCCAGATTATCCAGCCCGGGACCGGCCGCCACCTGTACATCAATTCGACTGGCCAGTCCGGCCATCCGCTGAGCGCGCATTACGACGACATGGTGGAACCGTTCGGGCAGGGCCGCTACTTCAATCTGGGCGGCAGCGCATCAGCGGGCGCGCAAGCCGTGCTGACACTGGCGCCGCTGCGCTGAACAAGGAACCGATATGAAGCTGTTCGATGCTTTCAGCCAGAAAGCACCCAACAAGGTGTTCTTCTCGATCGTGCTGGGCGCCCTTGCCGGCGTCTGCTACGCCTTCCTGATACCTACCGTGCTCGACAGCCTGGCGCCTGATCCCGGGCGCTACGCCACGGCCGGCAGCAGCGTCGAGACCATAGCCGGGGTCGAGGTCGCCCATTACCGGCTGGCGGCGGTATTCCTGTTGACCTGCGCATTCATCCTGTTCGCGCGCTCGTTCTCGCAGATCATGCTGCTGCGCGTGTCGATGGACGTCGCCACCAGCCTGCGCATCAGGATCTACCACCGGATCGCGAGCGCGCCCATCGTCCAACTCGAACGCATGGGGTCGCCGAAGCTGATCGCCGCGCTGACTACCGACGTCGCCCGCATCGTCATGGGGGCGCGCATGCTGCCCGACCTGTTGATCAGCATCGTCACTCTGGTCGGCATGCTCGGCTTCCTGCTGTACATGAACGCGGCGGTGTTCTGGTTCGTGATGGGGGCGATCGTGTTCGGCGTCGTGAGCTACCAGATTCCGATGTACTTCGGTAACCGCTACTTCGTGCGCTCGCGCCATGTTGCCGATGATTTGCAGGAGTCGATCCGTGCGCTGATCTACGGCGCCAAGGAGCTCAAGCTGAACCAGAACAAGCGCGCCAGCTTCTTCGACGAACTGCTGATCGAGCACGAACGCAAGATCCTCCAGTATGACAAGCGCGGCTTCACCATCGTGCGCGCCGCGATGAACTATGGTGACCTGATCAGCTTTTTCGTGATCGGTGCAGTGACCTTCGTGTTCGTCAATTATCACAGCGTCAGCAGCACCGAGCTGCTGGGCGTGATCATGGCCCTGCTGTATGTGACCGGCCCGGTCACCAGCATCCTGAACTTCATCCCGCAGGTGATCGTGGCCCGCGTCTCGCTCAACAAGGTGACCCAGATCCTCGACGAGTTGCCCGAGGAAGAGGCCGAGCAGCACCCGGTGCTGGATTTCGACTGGCAGTCGATCGTCTTCAAGGACGTGTGTTACCAGCACCCGCATGCGGGCGAGGGAAGCGGCTTCCAGGTGGGGCCGGTCAGCCTGGAGCTGGAACGGGGGCAGGTCACCTTCATCGTCGGCGGCAACGGTTCCGGCAAGTCCACGCTGAGCAAGCTGATGACGCTGCATTACCTGCCGCAGTCGGGCAGCATCCGCTTCGGCGACGTCGAGGTCGATCCGCGCACACTGGTCAGCTGCCGCCAGCAGATCGGCGCGATCTTCACCGACTACTACCTGTTCGACCGCCTGCTGGGCCTCGGCGGCGCCCAGGTGCAAGAGCGCGTCATGGGCTACCTGTCGGCGCTTCAGCTGGACCACAAGGTGACGATCAAGGACGGCCGTTTCTCCACGCTGGCGCTGTCGGACGGGCAGAAGAAGCGCCTGGCGCTGCTGGTTTCGCTGCTCGAGGACAAGAGCCTGTACCTGTTCGACGAATGGGCCGCCGACCAGGATCCCGTGTTCAAGCAGGTGTTCTATCAGACCCTGTTGCCCGAACTACGGGCGCGCAACAAGGCCGTGGTGGTCATCAGCCATGACGACCGCTATTTCGACGTTGCCGACAAGGTACTGGTCATGGAAGACGGCAGGCTGGCGCGGGTCGAACTGGTTTCCGGCGCCACGCGCACCAAGGCCGCGCTAGCCGGCAGCGTGTCGGCCGCCGCCTGAGCGAGTGCCGCCGGGCGCGCCGTCCGGCGCGCCGCTTTCCATCAATCGCATCAACTTCATCAGACTTCGAGGTTTGCATGACCACTACACATGCCCGTTTTCCGCTGACGCTGAGCCAGGCGGACATCTATTTCGACCAACTGCATCATCCGGCCAGCCCGCTGTACAACGTGGGGGGTTTCATCCGCTTCGGCCGGGTGGACGCGGCGCGCATGGCCGAGGCCCATCGCCGCCTGGTACTGGGGCACGACGCGTTCGGAATCCGTATCCTCAGCGACGGCGGCGAGCCGGTCCAGATCCTCAGCGCGGAACGCAGCACCGGCCTGCCGCTGACGGACTTCAGCTGCGCCATTGATCCGGCCGCGACGGCAAGGCAATGGCTGGCGGACCTGTTCGAAACCCCCGTCCCGTTCGAGAACGCCGAGTTGTTCCGCGCCGCACTGCTGAAGATCGGCGCGGCGGAATACTGGTATGTGGGTTTCGCACACCACCTGGCGATGGATGGGTGGGGCTTCGCCAACTGGGCGCGCCAGTTGGGCAAGTATTACAGCGACGGCGCCCTGGAAGCAGCCGATCCGCTGGCGTGGCCCGCGGTGGCCGCGGCCGACCAGGACTACGTCAACGGCGAGCGCTGCGCATCCGACCGGGCGCACTGGCAGGCTTGCCTGGCCGGCGTGCCCGAACGACTGCTGTCGCCCTTGCCGGGCGCCGCCGCCGATACCAGCGCGCGTCACGTGCTGACACTGTCCGCTTCCCAGTCGGATGCCGTGGACGCGATGGCGCACCGGCTCGGCGTCGGGCGCGCGCCGGTATTCGCCGGGCTGCTGTCCGCCTACCTGTACGGCTGCTGCGATCGTAGCGACTTCGTGCTGGGCATGCCGGTGCATAACCGCCCGGCGCATGCGTACAAACAGATGATCGGCGTGTTCACCAGTATCAGCCCGGTGCGCGTGCAGGCCGACCCGCAGGCGAGTTTCGGCGCACTGGTAGGCGCATTGTCCGAACGCCTGCGGCGCGACCTGCGCCACCAGCGCTATCCGCTGGGTCACATCGTGCGCGACCTCGGGCTGCAGGGAGGCAGCCGGGCGCTGTACGACATCGGCTTCAATTACCTCAAGCTCGACAGCAAGCTGGCGATCGACGGGGTCCCGGCCACGCTGGTCTACCTCAGCCACAACCACGAGCCGACGCCTCTCATGGCGACCATCTGGGAATACGGCGACCAGGCCGAATCCGAGATCCAGCTCGACTACAATCTCGGCTACTTCAGCGCCGCCGATATCGCACTGGCCGCGGAGCGCCTGTCGCACATGCTCGACATGCTGCCCGCCATGGCCGACGCGCCGCTCGGCACCATCGAGGTCATGCCGCCGGAAGAGCGCGCGTGCCTGCTCGACCGTTTCAACCCGGCCTCCGCACCCCCGCCGGCGCAGTGCATCCACCAGTTGTTCGAGGAGCAGGCCAGACGCGCGCCCGCGACGGTGGCGGTGGTGTGCGAGGGCGAGGCGCTGAGCTACGGCGCCCTCAATGCACGGGCCAACCGCATCGCGCACCGGCTGCGTGCCGAGGGCGTGGGACCGGACACCCTGGTCGGCCTGTGCGTCGAGCGCTCGGCCGACATGGTGGCGGGCATGCTCGGCATCCTGAAGGCCGGCGGCGCCTATGTGCCGCTGGACCCGGCCTATCCGCGCGCGCGTCTCGAATTCATGGTGCGCGACAGTAACGCACCCGTCGTGCTGACCCAGGCGCGGCTGCTGGACACGCTGCCGCTGGGCGGCGCGCTGGCCCTGTGCGTGGACCGCGACGACGACTTCGCCGGCCGGAGCGAAGCCGATCCGGACGCCGCGGCGGTGGGCGTCACGCCGGCGCACCTGGCCTACCTGATCTACACCTCGGGTTCGACCGGGGTGCCCAAGGGCGTGATGATCGAGCACCGCAACACGGTGGCGCTGCTGGACTGGGCGCACGCGCATTTCAGCGCGGCCGAGCTGCGCGCGGTGCTGGCGAGCACTTCGCTCAATTTCGACCTGTCGGTGTTCGAAGTCTTCGTGCCGCTCAGTTTCGGCCACCGCTGCGTGGTGGTGCGCGATGCGCTGGCCCTGCTCGAGGAGGATTGCGACGTCAGCCTGGTCAACACGGTGCCGTCGGCAATGAAGATGCTGCTGGAGCGGGGTAGGGTGCCGCGTTCGGCCGAAGTGATCAACCTGGCCGGCGAACCGCTGCCGCAAAAGCTGCTCAACGGCCTGTTCGCGGGCACCGGCTGCAGGAAAGTGTGGAACCTGTACGGTCCGTCGGAAGACACGACCTATTCGACCGGCGCCATGTTCACCGGTCCGGTCGAGGGCATCCCCGGCATCGGCCGGGCGGTGTCGCATACCCGGCTGCACGTGCTGTCCGCCAGCGGCAGGCTGCTGCCGGTGGGCGCGGTGGGCGAGCTGTACATCGGCGGCGCCGGGCTGGCGCGCGGTTACCTGAACCGCGCCGAGCTGACGGCCCTGAAATTCGTCGACGATCCCTTCGTGCCGGGCGAGCGCCTGTACCGCACCGGCGACATGGTGCGCTGGCTGGACGACGGCACCCTGGCCTTCCTCGGCCGCGCCGACGACCAGGTCAAGATCCGCGGCTTCCGCATCGAACTAGGAGAAATCGAAACCCGGCTGTCGGCCCAGCCCGGGGTCGCCGAGGCGGTGGTGGTCGCGCACGGCGAGGAAGGCGGGCGCAGGCTGGTGGCCTACGTGGCGGCGCGCGAGGCCGACGCCGACGGCGCGGCGCTGGGGGCGCGCCTGCGCGCGGCGCTGTCCGAGACGCTGGCCGACTATATGGTGCCGGGCGTATTCGTCGTCATGGATGCGCTGCCGCTGTCGCCGAACGGGAAGATCGACAAGCGCGCGCTGCCCGAGCCGGACATGCAGGGAGCGGGAACCTTCGTCGCCCCGGCAACGCCGACCGAGCGCGCGCTGGCCGCGATCTGGCAGCAGCTGCTCGGTTGCGAGCGCGTCAGCACGGAGGCGAACTTCTTCCACATCGGCGGCCACTCGCTGCTGGCCACCCGCATGACGGCGGCGGTCGCCGGCCAGCTGCATGTACGGCTGGCGCTGCGCGCCGTATTCGAGCATCCCCGGCTGGACCGGCTGGCCGCCTTCATCGACGGCAGCCGGAAGGACGCGCACGAGACGATCCCGCTTGCAGGACGCGAGGTGCCGCTGGCCCTGTCGCCCATGCAGCAGCGCATGCACTTCCTGCATGGACTGGCGCCCGACGTGGGCCATTACAACATGCCCGCCGCACTGCGCCTGGAGGGGGCGCTCGACGTGCGTGCGCTGCGGCGGGCGCTGGACGGCATCGTCGGCCGCCACGAGGTGCTGCGTACCGTCTACGACGATGGCGCAACGGGGCTGGCGCAGCGAGTCCTGCAGCCGCATCCGGTCGCACTCGACATGCACGACCTTTCGGCCTGCACCGACCCCGCCGCAGAAGCGGCGCGGCTGGCACGCTGCGAGGCGGCGCGCCCGTTCGACCTGGCGAGCGGCCCGATGCTGCGTACCAGCCTGTTGCGGCTGGGGCCCGGCGAGCACGTGCTGCTGGTGACGTTGCATCACATTGCGGCCGACGGATGGTCGGTCGGCGTCATCGTGCGCGAACTGCGCGTGCTGTACGCCGCGCACTGCGCGGGCGGCACCGACCCGCTGCCGCCGCTGCCGGTCCAGTATGCCGACTATGCCCAATGGCAGCGTAGCCAGGCACGGGGTACGCGCATGGCATCGCAACTGGCACACTTGCGCGCGCGCCTGGACGGGCTGCCGCGGGTGCACAACCTTCCGCTCGACAAGCCGCGCCCGGCGCAGCAGGACTTCCG
The genomic region above belongs to Massilia forsythiae and contains:
- a CDS encoding cyclic peptide export ABC transporter; its protein translation is MKLFDAFSQKAPNKVFFSIVLGALAGVCYAFLIPTVLDSLAPDPGRYATAGSSVETIAGVEVAHYRLAAVFLLTCAFILFARSFSQIMLLRVSMDVATSLRIRIYHRIASAPIVQLERMGSPKLIAALTTDVARIVMGARMLPDLLISIVTLVGMLGFLLYMNAAVFWFVMGAIVFGVVSYQIPMYFGNRYFVRSRHVADDLQESIRALIYGAKELKLNQNKRASFFDELLIEHERKILQYDKRGFTIVRAAMNYGDLISFFVIGAVTFVFVNYHSVSSTELLGVIMALLYVTGPVTSILNFIPQVIVARVSLNKVTQILDELPEEEAEQHPVLDFDWQSIVFKDVCYQHPHAGEGSGFQVGPVSLELERGQVTFIVGGNGSGKSTLSKLMTLHYLPQSGSIRFGDVEVDPRTLVSCRQQIGAIFTDYYLFDRLLGLGGAQVQERVMGYLSALQLDHKVTIKDGRFSTLALSDGQKKRLALLVSLLEDKSLYLFDEWAADQDPVFKQVFYQTLLPELRARNKAVVVISHDDRYFDVADKVLVMEDGRLARVELVSGATRTKAALAGSVSAAA
- a CDS encoding penicillin acylase family protein — protein: MWTKGLAAPVTMTRDAHGVVHIKAGSERDVYFAMGYAHAQDRLWQLEFQRHIAQGRLSELFGRKAVRQDIWLRTLGLYRAAETAWPALSEEARASLTAYADGINALLDSGAPLPPEFALLGARPERWRPIDSLAWIKVFALNLGGNLNQEIERYLAGQALDASQMQALFGPYPEGAPTTVPDPFGAEGKARTSKALAGLLDLRQRMEQDIQIGGRFVGSNAWVTAGRLSEGGKPILANDPHLGLQMPSLWYAVSQQGGRLQASGMSLVGLPIVLFGKNQRITWGGTNMMADVQDLFVEQVDVGDPGRYRSAGGWKRFAAREEIVKVKADFPVSLHEALAPLKIQVRESEHGPIVSDMLNVFDQPVALRWTALDAGDTTYESFFRLSYASDWTSFKAALALHVAPTLNILYADQSGNIGYVGAGHVPVRATGNGSLPVADAGAHGWTGFIPAAAMPQSFNPERGYIVSANNKVVGPDYPYFISNDWAPPARAERIEQMLDQEIATGRPISLAYMEKMQSDQQNREAQQLLPILTAYQPRTQRQRDALRYLAAWDGSMGLDSQAASIYMSWTRHLRRELFGAHLAGYWNQEGRESYLSAVVANASAETLRTALTDGRRQWCGQAGAAPSCAAALSASLDTALDELTRLKGSDMDGWRWGALHTTWFRHTPFSDVKLLDMVFTRKMASGGAPATVNAANANFEESKGYVQGFGAAFRQIIQPGTGRHLYINSTGQSGHPLSAHYDDMVEPFGQGRYFNLGGSASAGAQAVLTLAPLR